The Desulfobacterales bacterium sequence AGGTTTCTTGAAATTGTGGGAACTTACAATCCTCTGCAGGAGCCGGCAGAAGTAGCTTTAAAGGCGGAGCGGATTAAATATTGGATGGGTCAGGGGGCTATCCCGACTGATACCGTGAAAAGTCTTTTGCGAAGGGAAAAGTTTTTTACTTGTCCCGAGTAATTTTCATTGCCTCTTGTTCTCAACAGCCAACGAAGGAGATGGAGCTATGAAAGATCTTGTCAAGTATATTGCGCAGGCACTGGTCGATAATCCTGAAGAGGTGGTAGTCGACGAAATCGAGGGGAACCAGACATCGGTATTGGAACTTAAGGTTGCCAAAGAGGATTTGGGGAAGGTTATCGGTAAACAGGGACGAACGGCAAGAGCGATTCGGACGATACTGAGCGCGGCGTCAGCGAAGGTAAAAAAACGGACGGTTCTGGAGA is a genomic window containing:
- the rpsP gene encoding 30S ribosomal protein S16, with protein sequence MGVKIRLARHGAKKRPFYRIVVADGECRRDGRFLEIVGTYNPLQEPAEVALKAERIKYWMGQGAIPTDTVKSLLRREKFFTCPE
- a CDS encoding KH domain-containing protein produces the protein MKDLVKYIAQALVDNPEEVVVDEIEGNQTSVLELKVAKEDLGKVIGKQGRTARAIRTILSAASAKVKKRTVLEIIE